Within Cellulophaga sp. L1A9, the genomic segment ACCTACAACTCGTCCTTTCTGCTATTGTAGTGATAAGTGTGAGCTTTATATATGGCGGAAACCCAAGTGTTGTACTTCCCTATGTTTTTGGTTTTGATGTAATTGATATTGATTTAAAAAACATATTCAGAGCTATAATGGGGCTATACCTTGCTATTGGTGGCTTTTGGGTTTACGGAATATGGAATAAGAACTATTGGGAGTCTGCAACGATTGTAAACATTCTATTTATGGGTGGTTTGGCTTTTGGTAGACTTGTAAGCACGCTACTTGATGGGGTATCTCCACAATTTACTGTTGGCTTTATTTTAGAATTTATTTTTATGCTTTGGGGCATTTATAACCTAAAATTACACCGTAAACTTAGTTTATAAAAACCC encodes:
- a CDS encoding DUF4345 domain-containing protein, whose translation is MPFYNNPKYKNLQLVLSAIVVISVSFIYGGNPSVVLPYVFGFDVIDIDLKNIFRAIMGLYLAIGGFWVYGIWNKNYWESATIVNILFMGGLAFGRLVSTLLDGVSPQFTVGFILEFIFMLWGIYNLKLHRKLSL